The genomic stretch CATGATTTTTTTTCCAATAAAGTATTCTTTTGCGCCGCTTTGCTATGCTGCAATAACGTCGGACGAGATCCGCTGATGACGACACCGCAGCCAACCGCTAGCGAGTCGCTCCGCACAGCCAGGCGCCCGGCGACGCGCCGACCACCTTGAGAAACACGCGGCTCAAATGACTTTGATCGGCAAAGCACAAAAAATCGCAATCTCCGAGAGCGTCATATCGGAGGCTTCGATCAGTTCTCGCGCCCGCGCCACTCGTTGTTCGAGTAGCCATTGATGGGGTGTGCGCCCCGTAGTTCTGGAGAATGCGCGGATGGAATCGCCGCGCGACAGGTTGCATTCACTTGCGACGTCCGCAATCGATGCGCGTTGCCGCGACTTTTGCATCAGTAGGTCTTTCGCTCGTGCTTCCTGGGCCTGCGAAAGCGCCCCCCGATACGATGTCCGTCGGCGCGGAGGCTACCGTATTGCTACGCGAGATGAATCCCGATGGCGAGGCCCACCTGCTCGACGAACAATGTACCCAACGGGCCTTGCCGTTCGAGATTGCCGGCGAGCGCGTGCGCGAGAAGACCGAGCAAGGCGTCCTTCTGTTCAGTGGCGCAGGTCAGTCCGCCGATTCTCGGGCCGTCGAGTTCATCTTCAAGGCGAGTGAAGAACCGAAGTCGAAATTGCCGAATAGATCCGCGCGATAATCCTCTGAAAAATCTCGGATATAGATCAAATCGGTTTCAAACCGTTTGCCAATGGTTCCCTTTCCGCTAAAGATATTTCTTTTGTGCCCGCCGTTCAGCGAGATGCCAACCAGAAACCCGCGATTGCAGGCGGGCGTGGCGACGTGATTGAGATGTTCGGGTCGTCGATGAATTTGCGATAGCACCTGATATCACCACTGTCTCTTACGTTCGTTTCGGGCTGACCGTCTGGAGTGCCCGTTGCGCGTGCTATGACGCGTGCCGCGCGACGCTGGTCGAGCCAAGACCCGACGCGACAGCGCCGCTTGCGGCATCCATCGATGCGTGCAACAGGCCTTTTTGCTCCACAATCGCTTTTCCTCTGCCAGTCGGCCAGTGCGCCGATCAACGTGCCGCGACGGGAGTGGCGCCTCCGCGGCTTCAGTCGTGCTCATTCAGTTTCACCCTTAATGAAGATTAAGGCTGTCATCAGGACTTTAAGTCCACTTCTCTCTAATCTTCCCCCAGGTCGTAGTGCCCTTCCGGCATTGTGAAACTCGCGTCTGAACTATGCGACGTAGCCGTTCGCATCCGCATTGCCGATGCAGCGACGACTCGACTCATCCCGCCAACCGGAATCTGGTGTGGTTGCCTCGTGTAACCGTGCCGGTCCCTCGAATTTTCGCGAAATGGAGTTTTTTATGACCTATGAACTGTTGACACCCGACACGTGCGCGCTCGCGCTTATCGACCATCAGCCGCAGATGTTCTTCGGCACGCACTCGCACGAGCGCACAACTGTCCTGCACAACGTCCAGATCCTCGCGAAGGCCGCGAAGCTCTTCAAGGTGCCGACCATCCTGACGACGATCGCCGCCGACTCGTTCAGCGGCCATCTGCTGCCCGAAGTGCAAGCAGTGTTTCCGGAGATCAAGCCGATCGACCGCACGTCGATGAACTCGTGGGAAGACAAGGGCTTCCGTGACGCCATCAAGGCAACGGGCCGCAAGAAGATCGTGATCGCGGGCCTGTGGACGGAAGTGTGCGTGACCTTCCCGACCATCCAGATGTTGAACGAAGGCTTCGAAATCTACGTGCCGACGGACGCATGCGGTGACATCACGGAGGAAGCGCACGAGCGCGCGGTGCAACGCATCGTCCAGGCGGGCGCCGTGCCGATGAACTCGCTGCAGTTCATGTGCGAACTGCAACGCGACTGGGCGCGCGGCGAAACGTACGAAGGCTGCATGGACATCTTCAAGGCGCACAGCGCATACGGCATCGGCGTGCGCTACGCGAAGCAGATTCTCGGCGAGCACGCGAGCGAGGCAGGCTGATTTGGGCTGATCGGGCCTCATTGCCCCAAGCATTTTTCTGTTTTGATTCGCGCGCGGCGTCACTGACGTCGCGCGCGAATTGCGCCTGACCACGATTCACGGAGAGCGACGATGACCGCACCCATTCAGCCCGCCCGCATTGCGGACCTGGTGATCTACAACGGCAAGATAGCGACGCAGGACGACAAGCGTTCGTTCGTGACGGCGCTCGCCGTCGCGAAAGGCGAGATCGTCGCGAGCGGTAATGATCACGACATGATGCAATGGGCGAACGATTCGACGCGCCGCATCGACCTGAAGGGCCGCACGGTCATTCCCGGTCTCAACGATTCGCACCTTCACGTGATTCGCGGCGGCCTCAATTTCAATCTCGAGTTGCGCTGGGATGGTGTGCCGTCGCTGCGCGATGCGCTCGAGATGCTGCGCGCGCAGGTTGCGCGCACGCCGGCGCCGCAATGGGTGCGCGTGGTCGGCGGATGGAACGAATTTCAGTTTGCGGAGAAGCGCGGCCCGACGCTCGAAGAGATCAACGCGATTGCACCGGATACGCCCGTCTTCATCCTGCATCTCTACGACAGCGCGCTGCTGAACGCAGCGGCGCTGCGCGCCGTCGGCTACGACCGCGACACGCCGAATCCGCCGGGCGGCGAAATCCAGCGCGACCGGCGCGGCAATCCGACGGGCATGCTGATCGCGCGCCCGAATGCGGGCCTGCTGTACGCGACGCTCGCGAAAGGTCCGAAGCTGCCGCTCGACGATCAGATGAACTCGTCGCGCCAGTTCATGCGCGAGCTGAACCGTCTCGGCGTGACGAGCGCGATCGATGCGGGCGGCGGCTATCAGGCGTATCCCGACGACTACGCCGTCATCATGGAACTCGCGAAGCGCAACGAGCTGACGGTGCGTATCGCGTACAACCTCTTCACGCAGAACGCGAAGAAGGAAATCGAAGACTTCGCGAAGTGGGTCAAGGTCACGAAACCCGGCGACGGCGACGATTTCCTGAAGGTGAACGGCGCGGGCGAAATGCTGGTGTTCTCCGCCGCCGACTTCGAAGACTTCCTGGAACCGCGCCCCGATCTGCCGGACGCGATGGAAAGCGAACTCGAAGCCGTCGTGCGCCTGCTCGTGCAGAACCGCTGGCCGTTCCGGCTGCATGCGACTTACGACGAATCGATCGAACGCTTTCTCAATGTGTTCGAACGTGTCAATCAGGACACGCCGTTCGGCGGCCTGCGCTGGTTCTTCGACCACTGCGAGACGATTTCACAGCGCAATATCGAACGCATTGCGGCGCTTGGCGGCGGCATTGCCGTTCAGCACCGGATGGCGTATCAGGGCGAGTACTTCATTGCCCGTTATGGCGCGCAAGCCGCCGCGCGCACGCCGCCCGTGCGGCAGATGCTGGCTGCGGGGCTGCCCGTCGGCGCAGGCACGGACGCGACGCGCGTCGCGAGCTTCAATCCGTTCGTGTCGCTGTTCTGGCTGGTGTCGGGACGCACGGTGGGCGGCACGCCGATGTACGCGGCGCAAGACCGGCTCGACCGCATGGAAGCGCTGCGCCGCTATACGGTCGGCAGCGCGTGGTTCTCGAACGACGAGACGCGCAAGGGCGCACTCGTGCCGGGCCAGCTCGCGGATTTCGCAGTGCTGTCGGATGACTACTTCACCGTCGATGAAGACGCGATCAAGCATCTGACCTCGGTGCTGACGGTCGTCAACGGCCGCGTCGTCTATGCCGCCGACGAGTTCGAAACGTTTGCTCCGCCTGCGCTCCCCGTCAGCCCGACGTGGTCGCCCGTCGCGGAGTATGGCGGCTACGCGCGCTACCGTCCCGCCGCTGCGCCGCTGCAGCAATCGTGCAACGACGCGTGCGTGAACCTGTGCGGCGTGCATCGTCACGCGCATGGATGGGCCTGGCGCAGCAACGTGCCTGCGGGCGACGCGAACTCGTTCTGGGGCGCGCTCGGTTGCAGCTGCTTTGCGTTCTGATGCACAAGCACGCAATGAACCGCTTTTCCGCACCCGACGCCGCGCTGCTGTTTCTGCGCGTCACCGCGAGCGTGCTCGTGCTGCTCGTGCATGGACTGCCGAAGGCACTCCACTACGCGAGCCAGCTCGACGCGATCGAAGACCCGTTGCATCTCGGCAAGACGCTGACGCTGGCCTTTGCGATTTTCGCGGAAGTCGTGTGTCCGCTGCTGATGATCGCGGGCATCGCGACGCGGCTCGCCGCGCTGCCGATCATGCTGGTCAGCGTGATTGCGCTCGGCCTCGTGCATCGCGAATGGACGCTGGATCAGGGGCAGTTCGCGTGGATGCTGCTGATCCTGTTCGGCACCATTGCGATCGGCGGCGCGGGTCGTTACCGGCTTGCGCTGCGGCCGCATGCGTCGGGGCAACGACAGGCGTGAGCGCAGGCGATGGAATCGATCGTGTCGAATGAACGCGCGGCGCGGCCCGTGGAAGTCGCAGGCGTGTGCATTCCGCACACGCCGCTTGCGATTGCAGCCGCCGAGGCCGCGCACGCGTCGCTGCCGGAAGTGGTGACGGCGCACGCGTCGCGGGTTTTCGTGTTCGCGTCGCTCGCGGCGCGGCGCGAAGGCTGTGCATGCGAGCCTGACACGCTGTACGTCGCGGCGATGTTCGCGAACATGGGCTTGAGTGCGGCCTACGCGCATTCCACGCTGCGCTACGAAATAGACGGCGCACACGCGGCGCGCACGTTCCTGCAACACTACGGCGCGTCGCGAGGCGTGCTCGACGAACTGTGGTGCGCGATTGCGCTGCACATGACGCCGGGTTTGCCCATGCATGTGTCGCCGCTCGCGCGCGTGCTGTCATCGGCGGTGCGTACGGATCTGCTCGCCGACAACCTCGGTGCGTATTCGCTGGCGGAGCGCGAGCAGATCGTGGCGGCGTATCCGCGCGGCGGGCACTTCAAGGAACGGATGATCGATGCGATCGGGCGCGGCGTCGTGCATCGTCCTCAATCGACATTCGGCACGCTGAGCGCCGATGTGCTGGAGCGCGTCGACCCGGACTTCTGCCGGACGAACTTTTGCGGGCTGATTCTCGGCTCGTCATGGAAGGACGAGTGACGCAACGAAGGAGCAAGTCATGTCATACCTGATTTCTTTGGGCGCGGGCCTCGTGGTCGGCCTGCTGTATTACCTCGTGCGCGTGCAGTCGCCCGCGCCGCCGCTGATCGCGCTCGCGGGACTGCTCGGCATCGTGATCGGCGAGCATGCGATTCCGTTCGTGCAGGCGCAGATACGCACGCCCGATGCGCAAACGCAAAGCGTGCCCACCGTCGCCAGCAACAAGCCGACTCCGTCATGCAGCAAGGACCAGTGAGCGCGGGCGCGGGGGCGCAACTTGCGGCGCAACTCGATCACGTGCCTGGCGAGGACACCTGGCTTGCGACCATCGCGGGCTATGTCGACACGCTCGGCTTCGTCGCGCTGTTTGGCCTTTTCACCGCGCACGTCACGGGCAATTTCATTCTGATCGGCTCGGGCCTGGCGGGCGCGGGGACGGGTCTGCTGATCAAGTGGCTCGCGTTCCCCGCGTTCGTCGCGGGCATCGTACTCGCGCGCGTGCTCGACAACCAGTTGCTTGCGCGCGGACATGGCGTGCGCGCCTGCGCACTGTACGTGCTACAAGCGGCACTGCTGACGGGCTTCATGGCAGCGGGCGTGCTGGCCGCGCCCATCACGGATTCCGACGCGCCGCTGACGATTGCCTGCGGCCTGCTCGGCGCGGCAGCGATGGGCGTGCAGAACGCGCATGGACGCCTGACCGCACGCTCCGTCGTCGCGAACACAGTGATGACGGGCAACGTCACGCAAGCCGTGATCGACGTGTTCGATCTGCTGTTTTCACCCGCCGACGCGAAAGCGCGGCAGGCGGCGCGCAGTCGCCTGTGGCGCACGCTGCCGCCCGTCGCCGGTTTTGCGATTGGCGCGGGCGCGGGTGCGGCCGGGTATCTGCTCGCGTCGTTCTGGGCGCTGCTGTTGCCGCTCGCCGCGCTGTGCCTGCTCGCGGCGCTGTCGAGAAACACGGGCGCAGCGCCGGCGCAAACCTGATCGCGCCGCGCGTCAAGACGAGACGCGGCGGCAACTATTACCAGCAAGGAGTGTTTTCATGAGTACCGTCAAGATGTATCGATTGTTGCGCGCGGCTGTCGTGTCGGTTGCGGCGCTCGGCGTGACGCTGGCCGGCTCGCCCGCTTTCGCGGAAGCCGACCATCAGAACGCGGGCAAGAGCGCGCCCGTCGTGTCCGTCGGGCCGCAGTACGACACGACGCACGTCTATGTGTCGAACCAGGACATCGACGCGTTCGTCGACAGCTTCGTTGCGACGTTCGGCGGCAAGGCTTCGCCGCGCGCCGTGTTCACGGTCACGCCGACGCCGAGCAAGACGGCCTCGCAATACGTGCAGACGCCTGTCGGCATGTTGTCGGTGTTCGCGTTCCAGACGCCGGTTCCGTATCCGTTCGGCCGTGAGCGCACCGGCTATCTCGTCACCGATATCGACAAGGCCGTGCGCGCTGCGCGCGCGGCGGGTGCCGATGTGATCGTCGATACGTTCGACGACCCGATTGGCAAGGATGCTGTCATCCAGTGGCCGGGCGGCCTTTACATGCAGCTCTACTGGCACACGAAGGCGCCTTCGTATGGTCCGCTCGAAACGGTGCCCGACAACCGCGTCTACGTGTCCGCGCAGGCGGCCGACAACTTCGTCAAGCGTTTCGTGCGCTTCTCGCATGGCAAGGTCGTCTCCGATAACCGCCGTGCAGATGGCAGCGAAATCGGCCGGCCCGGAGACACGATCCGGCGCGTGCGTATCGCGTCGGGCTTCGGCAACATGCTCGTGTTCGTGACGGACGGCAAGCTGCCGTATCCGTATGGCCGCGAGACGACGGGCTATCAGGTCGCCGATCTCGACGCGACGCTCACAAAGGCGCAAGGCGTCGGCGTGAAGGTGCTGTCGCCCGCGAGCAGCACGGTCGAAGGGCGCAGCGCGATGGTCGAATTTCCTGGCGGCTACGTCGCCGAGATTCACGAAGCGAAGAAGTGACGGTGCGTCGTTCAATCAAAAGCGCGAAGAGAGCCGCCGCTTGCGCGGCGCTCGCTGTGTGCAGTCTGGCGGACGGCGCGAACGCGCTCGCCGCCGACACGGCAGAGACAGGCACGGCGGAAGCAAGCGCAGCCGTCGCATCGCAGTGCACCGCGAAGCGGCCGTCGCCGCTGTCGTTCAACCGCTGGCAGGAAGACTGGTCGGTGCTGGCGTTGCCGTGCGTGCCGCGCAAGCCGTTCGATGCGCTCAAGTACATTCCGCTGGGCGGTGATCCGTCGACGTATCTGTCGCTAGGCGCGACCCTGCGCGAGCGCTTCGAGTTGAACAACACGCCGCTGTTCGGTCTCGGCAGCGCGCGGCCCGACAGCTACGTGATCCAGCGCGCGCAGGTGCATGCCGACGCGCACATCGGCGAGCATGTGCAGGCGTTCTTTCAGCTCGAAGACGCACGTCCCTTCGGCAAGGATTCCGTCACACCCGTCGACAAGAATCCGCTCGATATCGAGCAGGCGTTCGTCGCGTTCGTCTATGGCGTGGGCGGCGGCACGTTCAAGGCGCGCGTCGGCCGCCAGGAGATGGCGTTCGACTTGCAGCGCTTCGTGTCGGTGCGCGATGGGCCGAACGTGCGCCAGGCATATGACGCGCTGTGGGCCGACTATGAGATCGACAAATGGCGCTTCATCGGCTACCTGACACAGCCGGTGCAGTACCGCGATGTCACGGCTTTCGACGACGTGTCGAACCGGCATCTGACGTTCAGCGGCGTGCGCGTCGAGCGCGCAAACACAGGGCCGGGCGATCTGTCCGCGTACTGGTCGCGCTACAACCGCGACAACGCGCGCTTTCTCGATGCCACGGGCACCGAACATCGCGATGTGTTCGACGTGCGCTACGCGGGCAAGGTCGCGCCGTTCGACTGGGACGCTGAAACGATGGTGCAGACGGGCCACGTCGGCAACGATACGATCGGCGCGTGGGCGTTCGGCGTGCTGAGCGGCTATACGTTCGCAACCGTGGCGGGCTCGCCGCGGCTCGGCTTGCAGGTGGACGGCGCATCGGGCGACCGGCATCCGGGTGACGGACGCGTCGGAACCTTCAACCCGCTGTTTCCGAACGGCTACTACTTCACGCTGGCCGGCTACACGGGTTATAGCAACCTGATTCACGTGAAGCCGTCGATCACCTTCAAGGTGACGCCGAAGGTCACGCTGCTGACGGCGCTAGGATTCCAGTGGCGCGCAACGATAGCCGATGCCATCTACGGCCAGGGTTCGGCCGTGGTGCCGGGCACGGCAGGCAAGGGCACGCGATGGACGGGCATGTACGCGCAGGTTCGCGCCGACTGGCTCGTCAGTTCGAATGTCGCGCTCGCGCTGGAAGCGGTGCACTTCGAAGTCGGCGATTCGATACGCGCGTTGGGGGCGCGTAATGCGGACTATGTGGGCGTCGAGGCGAAGTTTGGCTGGTGACGGTGCATTCAACGGGCGGATTGGATCCCACTTCGCTGGAGTGCCCTTGTCACCAAGGATGGTGATGCGAGGCAAAGATCTGACATTGCAGGCAACTGGCAAACGATGACGATCGCACAACATTGTCGCCTGATGACATGCCGGTGGCGCTGCGCAACGACAATGGGACGTTCGGCGGGGATATGCGTGCCGCGCGTGAGGCGTGCGATGAACACGACGATGTTGCAACGACCAGTGTGCCGGAGAACCGGATCGATGACGCAGAGAGTGAAAGTTGAAAATGAGCTGACTAATGCCAACGGCGACCATGCCTCGCCGCACAAACAATATGGCCATCGGCCGCGTTATCCCGCATGCTACAGATCAACTCTGCGCCCGAAGTGAGCCATGACTTGTCGACTTGAAGATGATATCGTTCGACGCGCACTCATCGCGCTCTTGATACCCGAATTGTCCACATCGGAGTTGTCCAAAGCGGAGAGGTACGTCAGAAAGAAGAAAGTCCGGAAAACAAAGCGTCCGCAGGCTGGTGTTGTTGAGTCGATCGTGCCGGAGCCACCTCCAGCCCGCATTTGGATCGTCGAGCAAAGAACCTCCAACACGCTGAGCGTTTCCTGGAGCGACCCACGCTCCGGCAATTACGCGGATCAGGTCTGGCGACTAGGACTCGCTCGCACGGCTTCATTTTGCGTTTTGTCCGGTATGCAGATTCGCTGTGGCGATTCCGTGTTCCGACCGCTTGTGTGCGAAAGACACGTCCCTGTCAATGGAAATCGCATGATTCTGGCGTCAGCGGTGCCGACAATTCCGGACACAATGTGACGGTTGGCTTACACGGGCCGCATGCCCGAGACTCTTCACGAAGAAATCAGAACCAGGCGTGGTTCGCGACCGGCTGGTGTCCGCATCGGATCGGACTATTACGGCTTGAGTCCGCGTGGCCGATGCGGTTCGCTTTCGTCCTCTCAATGCTGCTGCAGACGGGTGCGACCATTTTCGGCAATCACGAATACCGATCTCTCGGTGTTCGCCTCGCCGATCCAATCGATCACCCCCGCGAAATCTACAGGGGTGCGGCGATCATGTTCGGGAGCGTTTCAGCGATGTCGGCCTTAACGAGGTCGGGCGCTGATTCACTTGCGCCTGCAAGTCCGAGATTACCTGGTCCCGCACACGGATCAATTCCTCCAGTTCGTGGATCCTTGCGTCGAGGCGATAGTTGAACCGAGCCAGAGCGACAACCTCGCCCTGCGCTTTTTCCACCAAGGCTCGATATTCCTTGAGCTTTGCTTCCGCCTCGATGAGCAATGCCGTCGGCTACAGGTCGCCCATCCTATCGTCCAGGGGTGCTGCTGAAGATCTATATCTACGGCTACCTGAACCGGATTCAATCGAGCCGTCGGATGCCAGCGCAATGTTGAATTGATGTGGCTCACGGGGCGACTGGCGCCGGAATACAAAACGATTGCAATTCGCAACGTGTGTCGCCGCTTCGTGATGCTGTGCCGTGAGCTGAAGCTGTTCTCACAAGCACTGGTCGCCATCGACGGCAGCAAATTCAAGGCAGTCAACACTCGCGATCACAACTTCACAGAGGGTAAGGTCGATAAGCGCCACGTTCCATGGCGACGAGCGGAAGAGGATCAGGTATGGTGGGCTACAACGTACAGGTAGCAGTTGACGCCAAACACCACCTCATCGTGGCTTACGAGGTCACAAACTCTGGCAGTGACCGGGCACAGCTCAGTCCTATTGCGAAGGCTGCACGCGATGCGATGGGCAAGACCAGACTGCGCGCAGTCGCCGATCGCGGCTACTTCAGTGGGCCTCAGATCAAGGAGTGCGCGGATGCGGGGATTGCGGTCATGCTGCCGAAGCCCACGACATCAGGCGCAAAATATCATGGCCGATTCGACAAGGCAGACTTCATCAACATTGCGCGGGACGACGAATACCAACGTCCAGCTGGAGAACGGGCAATTTACCGTTACACCAGCGAGGAACACGGATTGCAGCTACGCCGTTACTGGAGCAGCGCCTGTTCGCAATGCGCGATGAAGCCAAACCGTGCGCCCGCTAGTGCAATGAACAGCACCCGGTCGACGCCTTGATGGTGTGCCGCATTGGCGACAGCCCCGGCGAGGCTGGACTTGCCGATGCCGCCCGCGCCGACCAGCGTTACGATCCGACAGCGGTCAAGAAGGTCGAAAATCGTGCGCGGTTCTGCATCGCGACCAATCAGCTTTATTTGGAAGCAGGGACGTGTAATCGTGGTCGATGCTGGGGGCTGAGTACGATGTCGCTGCGGTCGCCCCGGCAAGAGTACATAGCCCCCCCGCCTGGGGATAGTTCTGATAGGTTCTCGAAAACGACCAAGGGTTTTGCGCAAGGCCGCTATGTGCACCTGGAGATTGTTCTCTTCAACAATGACGTGCGGCCATACTTTTTCAATGATGTTGTGATTCGACACTTCCTTGCCGTCCGCCTCGAATGGGATTTCAAGTATGTCGAGCGCCTTTCCACTGATTTTTATTGCAGCGCCGTCCTTTTGTACGTGACGCCGCGCAAAGTCAATTTGCAAATCGCCGATCTCGACCATCGTTGGACAACCGTCACTTTCTATAACAGGTTCAGCGAGGGCTGCAGTCTTTGACGGCAGGGCGGACCCGCCGAGCAACGGTAGCTAACAAACGTGACCATTTGCTCAGGCACCCGTCGGCCGCGTCGCACTCGAGGAAAGGCTATCGACGGCAGGCTCGAAGCTCGACGGGATTGTAGGTACGCCTGCGTCGGTGGTCTTGAAGAAAGTCGTCATCTTTGTATGAAATTACCTGGTCGCACCGTCGGGTGACGCCGCCAGCCGATGTCGAGGCGCGAGCGGCCCGGACTTACTCCGGTGATTCTGCTGAAAGTCCGCGTGAGGTGGCTCTGATCGGCAAAGCCGCATAGTTGCGATACGGTGCTAAGCGGAAGCTATTTATCCGCATCCGTTGCGACCGGTTGTCGCATACTGCATGCTTATAAACAATTTATAGTTGAGCTGTCTGGGTCGGCCCTTTCCTCGCAGTCCAATCCCGATCGGCAAGCGCGATCTGACGGTCGTATCCGGCTTTGCCGGGTGCGGCCCGACGTGCCGCTGAAGGTGATTCGGCGCTCCTATCAGCTTCGTCAGTGCTTGGCTACACCATCAAAAAGAGGTAACTGTGAAATACATCACCCGCATCGCAGCGTCTGCAACGCTCGTGGTAGTCGCTTTCAGTCTCGCAACGTTCGCCCAGATCAAGTTCTTTCCGAAGACCACCGACGACAACCCGGTCGCGCGTATCGTCCTCAATATCGAGTCCTGGACCAGCTAGTGAAGATGAATCACCTGGAAAAATCAATTGAAGGTCTTGCACTGCGCTCATGAAGCGAATCAGCAGCGGTCGTTCGAACAAGGACGGACTATACACCGCTCAATGGCATGCCTTAGCGCGCTTTCTATCTTGGACCGCATTGGCAGTCCCAAAGCCGTGTCGGCAAGCCGCACGCAAGTGTAGTGGGCAAGACATGACACCGGCAGCGAGTTCGCGTTCGACCGGATTGTAGTGCTGCCCAATCCCTACGTCGCGCACAACCTCGTTGGCTTTGCAGCCAGTCGCTGCAACGAAGCACATCGCGCGGCGGGCAGACGAACAGAAAGTGCCGAAGCGGGAAAAGAGGATCGCTTTGCGGTCCGCCAGCCACTTTCAGAAGATTGATGCGACTCACTCGACTCCGTCGAGGTAGTGATCG from Paraburkholderia hospita encodes the following:
- a CDS encoding DoxX family protein encodes the protein MNRFSAPDAALLFLRVTASVLVLLVHGLPKALHYASQLDAIEDPLHLGKTLTLAFAIFAEVVCPLLMIAGIATRLAALPIMLVSVIALGLVHREWTLDQGQFAWMLLILFGTIAIGGAGRYRLALRPHASGQRQA
- a CDS encoding glyoxalase yields the protein MSTVKMYRLLRAAVVSVAALGVTLAGSPAFAEADHQNAGKSAPVVSVGPQYDTTHVYVSNQDIDAFVDSFVATFGGKASPRAVFTVTPTPSKTASQYVQTPVGMLSVFAFQTPVPYPFGRERTGYLVTDIDKAVRAARAAGADVIVDTFDDPIGKDAVIQWPGGLYMQLYWHTKAPSYGPLETVPDNRVYVSAQAADNFVKRFVRFSHGKVVSDNRRADGSEIGRPGDTIRRVRIASGFGNMLVFVTDGKLPYPYGRETTGYQVADLDATLTKAQGVGVKVLSPASSTVEGRSAMVEFPGGYVAEIHEAKK
- a CDS encoding winged helix-turn-helix domain-containing protein, translating into MVEIGDLQIDFARRHVQKDGAAIKISGKALDILEIPFEADGKEVSNHNIIEKVWPHVIVEENNLQVHIAALRKTLGRFREPIRTIPRRGGYVLLPGRPQRHRTQPPASTTITRPCFQIKLIGRDAEPRTIFDLLDRCRIVTLVGAGGIGKSSLAGAVANAAHHQGVDRVLFIALAGARFGFIAHCEQALLQ
- a CDS encoding HD domain-containing protein, which codes for MESIVSNERAARPVEVAGVCIPHTPLAIAAAEAAHASLPEVVTAHASRVFVFASLAARREGCACEPDTLYVAAMFANMGLSAAYAHSTLRYEIDGAHAARTFLQHYGASRGVLDELWCAIALHMTPGLPMHVSPLARVLSSAVRTDLLADNLGAYSLAEREQIVAAYPRGGHFKERMIDAIGRGVVHRPQSTFGTLSADVLERVDPDFCRTNFCGLILGSSWKDE
- a CDS encoding DUF1427 family protein, which gives rise to MSYLISLGAGLVVGLLYYLVRVQSPAPPLIALAGLLGIVIGEHAIPFVQAQIRTPDAQTQSVPTVASNKPTPSCSKDQ
- a CDS encoding DUF3331 domain-containing protein; translated protein: MTCRLEDDIVRRALIALLIPELSTSELSKAERYVRKKKVRKTKRPQAGVVESIVPEPPPARIWIVEQRTSNTLSVSWSDPRSGNYADQVWRLGLARTASFCVLSGMQIRCGDSVFRPLVCERHVPVNGNRMILASAVPTIPDTM
- a CDS encoding hydrolase, encoding MTYELLTPDTCALALIDHQPQMFFGTHSHERTTVLHNVQILAKAAKLFKVPTILTTIAADSFSGHLLPEVQAVFPEIKPIDRTSMNSWEDKGFRDAIKATGRKKIVIAGLWTEVCVTFPTIQMLNEGFEIYVPTDACGDITEEAHERAVQRIVQAGAVPMNSLQFMCELQRDWARGETYEGCMDIFKAHSAYGIGVRYAKQILGEHASEAG
- a CDS encoding helix-turn-helix domain-containing protein, whose product is MQKSRQRASIADVASECNLSRGDSIRAFSRTTGRTPHQWLLEQRVARARELIEASDMTLSEIAIFCALPIKVI
- a CDS encoding amidohydrolase; amino-acid sequence: MTAPIQPARIADLVIYNGKIATQDDKRSFVTALAVAKGEIVASGNDHDMMQWANDSTRRIDLKGRTVIPGLNDSHLHVIRGGLNFNLELRWDGVPSLRDALEMLRAQVARTPAPQWVRVVGGWNEFQFAEKRGPTLEEINAIAPDTPVFILHLYDSALLNAAALRAVGYDRDTPNPPGGEIQRDRRGNPTGMLIARPNAGLLYATLAKGPKLPLDDQMNSSRQFMRELNRLGVTSAIDAGGGYQAYPDDYAVIMELAKRNELTVRIAYNLFTQNAKKEIEDFAKWVKVTKPGDGDDFLKVNGAGEMLVFSAADFEDFLEPRPDLPDAMESELEAVVRLLVQNRWPFRLHATYDESIERFLNVFERVNQDTPFGGLRWFFDHCETISQRNIERIAALGGGIAVQHRMAYQGEYFIARYGAQAAARTPPVRQMLAAGLPVGAGTDATRVASFNPFVSLFWLVSGRTVGGTPMYAAQDRLDRMEALRRYTVGSAWFSNDETRKGALVPGQLADFAVLSDDYFTVDEDAIKHLTSVLTVVNGRVVYAADEFETFAPPALPVSPTWSPVAEYGGYARYRPAAAPLQQSCNDACVNLCGVHRHAHGWAWRSNVPAGDANSFWGALGCSCFAF
- a CDS encoding YoaK family protein is translated as MQQGPVSAGAGAQLAAQLDHVPGEDTWLATIAGYVDTLGFVALFGLFTAHVTGNFILIGSGLAGAGTGLLIKWLAFPAFVAGIVLARVLDNQLLARGHGVRACALYVLQAALLTGFMAAGVLAAPITDSDAPLTIACGLLGAAAMGVQNAHGRLTARSVVANTVMTGNVTQAVIDVFDLLFSPADAKARQAARSRLWRTLPPVAGFAIGAGAGAAGYLLASFWALLLPLAALCLLAALSRNTGAAPAQT
- a CDS encoding alginate export family protein, with translation MCSLADGANALAADTAETGTAEASAAVASQCTAKRPSPLSFNRWQEDWSVLALPCVPRKPFDALKYIPLGGDPSTYLSLGATLRERFELNNTPLFGLGSARPDSYVIQRAQVHADAHIGEHVQAFFQLEDARPFGKDSVTPVDKNPLDIEQAFVAFVYGVGGGTFKARVGRQEMAFDLQRFVSVRDGPNVRQAYDALWADYEIDKWRFIGYLTQPVQYRDVTAFDDVSNRHLTFSGVRVERANTGPGDLSAYWSRYNRDNARFLDATGTEHRDVFDVRYAGKVAPFDWDAETMVQTGHVGNDTIGAWAFGVLSGYTFATVAGSPRLGLQVDGASGDRHPGDGRVGTFNPLFPNGYYFTLAGYTGYSNLIHVKPSITFKVTPKVTLLTALGFQWRATIADAIYGQGSAVVPGTAGKGTRWTGMYAQVRADWLVSSNVALALEAVHFEVGDSIRALGARNADYVGVEAKFGW